In Corynebacterium nuruki S6-4, the following proteins share a genomic window:
- a CDS encoding 2-oxo-4-hydroxy-4-carboxy-5-ureidoimidazoline decarboxylase, translating into MSEQPITVTPTRTTTPFHTDIAELNQLPCEQVAALIGDLLYNPPLGDAIAADQPFRSLEHLLDAAHRELLRLPRVEVLSSIQAHPVLGEETTDIYSRAEQSFILESPPEVLADIADLCRRYEDRFHHLFLVCAQGIGGHEVLRLLSRRLNNPTVTEWETTVRELGRINTLRLRSVIRG; encoded by the coding sequence ATGAGCGAACAACCGATCACCGTCACCCCCACCCGGACCACCACCCCGTTCCACACCGACATCGCCGAACTCAACCAGCTGCCCTGCGAGCAGGTCGCCGCCCTCATCGGTGACCTGCTCTACAATCCGCCCCTCGGCGACGCGATCGCGGCGGACCAGCCCTTCCGCAGCCTCGAACACCTGCTGGACGCCGCCCACCGCGAACTCCTCCGGCTCCCCCGCGTCGAGGTACTCAGCAGCATCCAGGCACACCCGGTGCTCGGTGAGGAGACCACCGACATCTACTCCCGGGCGGAGCAGTCCTTCATCCTGGAATCCCCACCCGAGGTCCTCGCCGACATCGCCGACCTCTGCCGACGCTACGAGGACCGCTTCCACCACCTGTTCCTCGTCTGCGCCCAGGGCATCGGGGGTCACGAGGTCCTCCGCCTGCTCAGCAGGCGGCTCAACAATCCCACCGTCACCGAATGGGAGACCACCGTCCGGGAGCTCGGCCGGATCAACACACTGCGGCTGCGCAGTGTGATCAGGGGCTGA
- a CDS encoding ABC transporter ATP-binding protein, whose product MPTLELDHLTKTYGTGDATVHALTDMTFTVAPGEIYGFVGSNGAGKSTAMRITLGVLAPDSGEARVDGVRINDDIRRTIGYMPEERGLYDKERITDQLIFFGRLHGLTKQAATRNTADLLDQLGLAGRAQSKLQELSLGNQQRVQLAASLIHDPELLILDEPFSGLDPVAVSVMSDLLVAKAAEGVPVLFSSHQLDLVQRLCHRVGIITAGEMRAQGTVTDLRNSGPVRYEVRTAARGWLPPGAVIVDEDQDAVVVDPGDNDDQTILTAALAAGPVHGFTRRIPDLTDLFKEVVSS is encoded by the coding sequence ATGCCCACCCTCGAACTCGACCACCTGACGAAGACCTACGGCACCGGCGACGCGACCGTCCACGCACTGACCGACATGACCTTCACCGTCGCCCCCGGCGAGATCTACGGCTTCGTCGGCTCCAACGGCGCAGGGAAATCCACCGCCATGCGCATCACCCTCGGCGTCCTCGCCCCCGATTCCGGCGAGGCACGGGTCGACGGCGTCCGCATCAACGACGACATCCGCCGCACCATCGGCTACATGCCCGAGGAACGCGGCCTCTACGACAAGGAACGCATCACCGACCAGCTCATCTTCTTCGGACGCCTCCACGGCCTCACGAAACAGGCCGCGACCAGGAACACCGCCGACCTGCTCGACCAGCTCGGACTCGCCGGGCGGGCACAGTCGAAACTCCAGGAACTGTCGCTGGGCAACCAGCAGCGCGTACAGCTCGCCGCCTCCCTTATCCACGATCCGGAACTGCTCATCCTCGACGAACCGTTCAGCGGTCTCGACCCGGTCGCCGTCTCGGTGATGAGCGACCTGCTCGTCGCAAAGGCCGCCGAGGGCGTCCCGGTGCTGTTCTCGTCGCACCAGCTCGATCTGGTGCAGCGCCTGTGCCACCGCGTCGGCATCATCACCGCCGGCGAGATGCGCGCCCAGGGCACCGTCACCGACCTGCGCAACAGCGGCCCGGTGCGCTACGAGGTCCGCACCGCCGCCCGCGGCTGGCTGCCACCGGGCGCCGTCATCGTCGACGAGGACCAGGACGCCGTGGTGGTCGACCCGGGTGACAACGACGACCAGACGATCCTCACCGCGGCGCTGGCCGCCGGACCGGTCCACGGTTTCACCCGCCGCATCCCCGACCTCACCGACCTGTTCAAGGAGGTCGTCTCGTCATGA
- a CDS encoding ABC transporter permease, whose protein sequence is MNRYSHRQAVRTVTAREIQVAVHSKGLVITAALTLVAVVAGILGVHFFGGDDDEAPDLVVTGMDTTAVSRVLGDSVDVTAAPDRDAAVAAVKDDGKDGALIRGDDGFELVTDGTADPVVASAAQIAASAVAQDEALTAVGVAPEAFAAALPDATVHATDVSDAAREDRLPAIVTTMVGTMVILMFILTFSANVGGRVTEEKSSRVVEIILATIRPLELLAGKVLAMLVVGLACTAVILAVALATMSAIGVLADVDLSPAIVLVLLVAYILGMLFFSALYAAAGSLVSKAEELSSTQMPVMLVFFAVMYPPLLGFNSLDSTFLQVLSWIPPMSLGLAPLQFAAGNFSLWQLGASFVVLAAATVLVLLLVARIYRSAILNNGRRLSWFRALRTA, encoded by the coding sequence ATGAACCGCTACTCGCACCGGCAGGCCGTCCGCACCGTCACCGCCCGGGAGATCCAGGTCGCGGTCCACAGTAAGGGCCTGGTCATCACCGCCGCCCTCACCCTCGTCGCCGTCGTCGCCGGCATCCTCGGCGTGCACTTCTTCGGCGGCGACGATGACGAAGCCCCCGACCTCGTCGTCACCGGGATGGACACCACCGCCGTGTCCCGGGTGCTCGGCGACAGTGTCGACGTGACCGCCGCCCCCGACCGGGACGCCGCCGTCGCCGCGGTGAAGGATGACGGCAAAGACGGCGCCCTCATCCGCGGGGACGACGGATTCGAGCTGGTCACCGACGGTACCGCCGACCCGGTCGTGGCGTCCGCCGCGCAGATCGCCGCCTCGGCCGTGGCACAGGATGAGGCGTTGACCGCCGTCGGGGTGGCCCCGGAGGCCTTCGCCGCCGCTCTACCGGACGCCACCGTGCACGCCACCGACGTCTCCGACGCCGCCCGGGAGGACCGGCTGCCCGCCATCGTCACGACAATGGTCGGCACCATGGTCATCCTCATGTTCATCCTCACGTTCTCCGCGAACGTCGGTGGACGCGTCACCGAGGAGAAGTCGTCGCGCGTCGTGGAGATCATCCTCGCCACGATCCGGCCGCTGGAACTGCTGGCGGGCAAGGTGCTGGCCATGCTCGTCGTCGGCCTCGCCTGCACCGCCGTCATTCTCGCCGTCGCCCTGGCCACCATGTCGGCGATCGGGGTGCTCGCCGACGTCGACCTGTCCCCGGCCATCGTGCTGGTGCTGCTCGTCGCCTACATCCTCGGCATGCTGTTCTTCAGCGCGCTCTACGCCGCCGCCGGATCGCTCGTCAGCAAGGCCGAGGAGCTCAGCAGCACCCAGATGCCGGTCATGCTGGTGTTCTTCGCGGTGATGTACCCGCCGCTGCTCGGTTTCAACTCACTGGACTCGACATTCCTGCAGGTCCTGTCGTGGATTCCGCCGATGTCCCTCGGCCTGGCGCCGCTGCAGTTCGCGGCGGGGAACTTCTCGCTGTGGCAGCTCGGGGCGTCCTTCGTGGTCCTCGCCGCGGCGACAGTGCTCGTGCTGCTCCTGGTCGCGCGGATCTACCGCAGTGCGATCCTCAACAACGGTCGCCGCCTCAGCTGGTTCCGCGCACTGCGCACGGCGTGA
- a CDS encoding FKBP-type peptidyl-prolyl cis-trans isomerase: MVKPEIDAQAGPAPTDLVIEDIAVGDGAEAVPGGMVEVHYVGVDYETGEEFDSSWDRGQTIEFPLSGLIQGWQDGIPGMRVGGRRKLTIPPELAYGPAGSGNPLAGRTLVFIIDLIDAR; this comes from the coding sequence ATGGTGAAGCCGGAGATCGACGCGCAGGCCGGGCCCGCCCCGACCGACCTCGTGATCGAGGACATTGCGGTCGGTGACGGTGCTGAAGCGGTCCCGGGCGGGATGGTCGAGGTCCACTACGTGGGCGTCGACTACGAGACCGGTGAGGAGTTCGACTCGTCCTGGGACCGCGGCCAGACCATCGAGTTCCCGCTGTCCGGGCTGATCCAGGGCTGGCAGGACGGCATCCCCGGGATGCGTGTCGGCGGACGCCGGAAGCTGACGATCCCTCCGGAGCTGGCCTACGGGCCCGCCGGCAGCGGTAACCCGCTGGCCGGCCGGACGCTGGTCTTCATCATCGACCTCATCGACGCGCGGTAG